The Hypomesus transpacificus isolate Combined female chromosome 12, fHypTra1, whole genome shotgun sequence genome segment TCCATCATCTGGAGCCCGCCCACCACCAGTAGGTCTGGCTGGAAGGTCTGAAGCTTCAGCTCAAAGTCCTCCATGGACGCTAAGTAGGGGTTGTGGTCGTCACTGTGGACAATGTACCTGACGGGAAGCAGGAcagaggggagtcagatggctgagcggtgagggagtcgggctagtaatcagaaggttgccggatcgatttcccaccgtgccaaatgacattgtgtccttgggaaaggcacttcaccctacttgcctcggggtaatgtccctgtacttactgtaagtcgctctggatatgagcgtttgataaatgactaaatgtaagtgtattGTATACACAGTCGCTATTTAACATTTCATCATCACAGCTGCAGACAGTTGAGAGTTTTCTGGGCGGGTTATAGGGTTGAGCCTCCATTGCAGGTTGGACctgacacactcaaacacacctgttGGCCCTGCGTGATGTGTACTGCCCCCAGCTGGCTCCTGAGGGGTATTCCAGGATCAGGTGGATATCAGGTTCCTCCACTACATTACCTGCCActagggagaggaagggagggacagagagatgggggggataTAGCAATAGACAGGAAGTGAAATTGTataagagggagaaaaaagggggaagaaagagagagggagaggaaggacgTGTGTAGAGGAAATCTATGAGTTAAAACAAGGGAGTGATGAACAGtgattgtatgtatgtatgtatgtgtgtgtgagtgtgtgtgtgtgtgtgtgtgtggatatgagcgtgtgtatgtgtgtgtacctgtgatgtGCTGGGACAGGACATCTGTGAAGTCTGGGCTGAAGCTTCCCCCTAGTAACACATCACAACCCTCTGTTGCCATGCGACTAGCCATCACGGGCGCGTTGCCGCCCACTGACCAGCGGTTGCCCGGCAACTCACGAGACGCCTCGACCAGTTCATGGAAGAGAGTGTCGTTCCTCACAAACCTTCTGCGAgcggagaggagacagggagagaggaggagaaattgGGATGAGGGTcgggagggaaggaggcagggatAAGAAGATAAGCCAAGTTATACCGTCTAGGTTGGCGGGGAACAACCTTCTAGAAACAATCGTTGTCTGTCTTAAGTTGCATTtgttaaacgtgtgtgtgtatttagcgTGTGTATGAGCCTGTGACTCAGATCTTCGTAGGATTAACCCAGTTTGACATGAAGAACCTCCGGTGCATTAAAACTCAATTAGGGTTAATCCTTTCACCTGAACACAAGTGTGACacactatctgtatatttaggaagtttcacttatttaagctcagcatagatgtaaattatgttctgtgtacttatatgttatattatgccaggtgcttgcgttgtcttgtcttaagaatttcagtacccagtctaaccttgtgttgttctgtgtacctgacaaataaaagacttgaacttgaacacacaaacacaaaacaaccaaacttatcacacacacacacacccattctaTTCAGCTTTAAGCACAGCAGTCATGTTAGGAAAAGTAAAACACACTCCCCTCTTAAAAAAAGGTGTCTTGTGCCTCGCAACACGAGCCCAACATGCAGCTCACAGGGCCCGGGCCAACGCTGCTCACAGCAAGTCAGTCAGCCTGGCTACTGGCCAGCATGAGCAGAGCTTATGAGGCCACATAGAGCCATCACCAAGCCTTATGAGGCCACATAGAGCCATCACCAAGCCTTATGAGGCCACATAGAGCCATCACCAAGCCCTCATCCATCAGACTCTCTGAGAACTGGCGCAACAGATCTATCTCACTTTCCTGCCAACGACTGCAATTTGGTAGCGTCCAACCCTCTTCCATGTTCTCAAATTCCActctgctgtatgtgtgtggtgtgagtatatatttctgtgtgcgtgtatgtgtgtgttggaagtgggtgtgtgtctaaGGGGAAGGTCAGCTCAGACTGTTGTCTTTAGCAGTTAGTTCCAGTCCGTGGGTAGCGAACCGAGTCTACTGATTTACCCAGGACAACTGGCCTCATCTCTGTGTTGGCCTAGCCACTGAGCAGAcatttatgttgtgtgtgtgcacgagtgtgtgtgtgtaatagaaGGTGTGAGTTTGTGTAGTCCTATTTATGTAAATACTGCTCATATCTCACTGCTCTCTTAGAAGACTTCACTCTCATCCCCTAACGATCTTCGGAATGAaaggttaagtgtgtgtgtgtgtgtttcattgcTCCTGCATGTTAGGGGTGGTAAGCCTTTGGCTGTGACTGGAGGAACATTTTAAGTTTGGTCTTCAGTCGCATTGCTTGCGGCTTGATATTTttaccttaacacacacacgtacagaggCACGTACACACGCCCACACTTACTCTGCAGCTGCCCCTGGGGCAAAGAAGTAGGCAAAGCTCTGAGCCAGTTGCTCATGGCTTTCTATGTAGTCGTGGTGCAGAGGTTCCTGCGTGGGAGGGAGGCCCATCTTGTTCAGAAGGGTCACTCCGTCTACGATCAAGTCCACACAGCCACCAAaacctggaggggaggagaatagggagagagggatacagaGAAAAGGATGAGAGGAGTGAAATCTGACACCATACAAACACCAAACACTAACCTAGTAAGAGGTGTTTAAGTTAACTCATGCTAATGAGCCTCCATGATTGATTGTTTTTTCGACATATCCCGTTTGGGAGTTGTCCGACTTTTGACACAGCTTATCAATACTTTcaagcgataaaaaaaaaaactgtcagttCAGACTTTTGGCTAATGGCTTGTTGTCCATCATTCAGTATCTTGTCCTTGTCTCTAATCTACACATTATCCTTTTGGACCCAGGTGCAGAAGCTCAACAGTTACCATCAGCTACTTGCAAAACAATTTTAGTTCTACTCTATCCTGATGGACCGCTTATATCAGATATAGTCGTTGTGACTCAGCAGTTTtaatctgttttcaaaacacacacgACGGTTTAGTTAGCTAAGTAGATGCCAGTGAGTAGTCTACGTTATATTAGTTGAGCAAAGTGTAGTTGAGAAAAGAATACTGTGTGATAATACTGTAgcttaaaaacaaaataaagacaAAAGCTAATTATCTACCTAATCCCTTAATTAAAACAAAAGACAATTGTTCtaattgagatctgtagctcgTATCAGCTCTCTCTTCCAGGAACACAGGGTGATGCCAGCTGTAGCGCTAGCAACTGTACTTCTCCTTTTGGTTTCAATAACTAACTAGTATTTTGCACAATAACGCTTGAATTGGAGAATACATGCTTGGAATAATAGCACGCTAACATCCTAGTTAGCCGAATAGGCATTTGGGGTGGGGTGTCGATGAATTCAGCTCGCCGATACAAGGCTAATGTGGTAGCTAGCAATAGCTAGACTAGCTTGATTGCAATGTTTTTACCTATGGCCACCCGGGGTCTGGCGTTGTTCACGGCTGCTTTTCGTTCAGCCCGCAGAAGAGATGAAAGCACAGCATCGAGCCGCTCATCTAGTCCCACATTTAGGGGCGGTCGAAACCAGTAAGACAATAGAATCACTAAAAGGGACACGGCAGTCCCATATTTCATGTATGAAAATCCGCTTCCTCGCTCCATGGTGACAGGGTGCAATGGACCGAGCTGCAACCGACCCACCTGCTGACAAGATAACTAGCTACTACCTTCTTCCTACTCGCTGGTGTGCGCTTTCCATTCAACACAACCAGCGCCACGAAGCGTCCTATTCAACTGAAAAAGGGGGAGTGACAGGCAGACAAAAGCAAGGCGGAAGTAGTGCTCTGATCATACACGAATCTGTAATGTTTTGTGATCTTTTACTTCTACCATTTCCGGTTATATCACTAATACTGAAATAGATATGCATGCATGTGGCCAATGTAATCGTTTTGATCTAAATTATTAAACCAACATACATTTTATCGGCCTCCGGTGGTGTGTTCATTCCACGTTAGCCTCAAATAGCATGTCCAACATGACTGGGAAGCTTAACAGATCCATCTAAAATGTTTCTTCCACATCCGAGAAGTAACCTCGACTGGAATATCAGATTTTATTTTCTTGTACGAACGATTCTGTGTTGAACATCAGTGGTAATGCAAGAGTTGACATTAAGGTAATTCTGACAACCCAAAACACAGGAAAGGTGTTTAAGGAAGGAAAGTAAATGCAGGGAAGtgaaacaaacacaagcacTCTCTTAGCTGTTTTATTCATACTTCTTTAAAAACGGACATCATCTCTTTACCTCCACAGTAAAGGGAAGCAACAAAATAACAAGTATTTGGTCAGCTTTTTCTTTTTATAATCACATTTTTTGTcctaaaatacaaaacatagcaaggtataaaaaacaaaacatcttcATATCTGTATCTTACAAAATGTTAAACATCCATTCGGTACAATATGTCTGTCTTGCTTGACCAAATACTTAAAATGCATACAGCCACAAACACAACAAGCAAGCCTCACTTCAAATTAACTGCAGTTGTACACAGCATGCCAATGTTAATCATTGCAATTTAGTTTAATcattttttgtatatatatatatatattattttttttttcaaaagaatTATCTACGGAAACTCAAATCCATCCCTTAgactaaaaaaaataaataaataacttgaTGTTAAATAAGATGGGAATGGTGGGTGTTGCCCTTGCATCAGACTTGTTTGTGAACTCCGTAAATTAAGATACACAAACGTACAGGACATCAAATGTTTATACACAAcccaaaatatgttttattcTTAGCTCATAGCAGGGGATTAAAATAACTAGTGCATTCAATATAAAATGGAAGAACTGACAACAAATCAAGGAGAATATAATTACTCTACACAGTCTGACACTATGTAACAACCTAATATAAACATGGGAATGAGTCCTTTTTTACGTCAGCTTATTTTGCAGTTTTAACAACACCTTGGTACAAGGAACGCAACAGTAACACTAATAAGTCTTTTAAAAGATACCTTGTACAGGTCAAACAGTTTTGTTTATTGCCTAACAGAGTACCTCAGCGACAACTCCCCTTTCCCACCACACACCTAGCACCATTAATCCATCATTTCAGTTGTTGTCACAGCAACCAAACTGTCAACTAGAAACTCATATTATGGTCTGTGTGCCTAACGGTCaatggaagtgagagagagacgattGGTCTCCACTATGCTAGTCTAACAAAGCATTTTATCTGAGAAATATAACTATGAAATAAATACTAGTAAAATCATATCTTTCATGGTATTTCAATTCAATACAACTTAAAAAGCTATTCTGCAGCCAATAGGGTTTCAAGTGCCAAAGCAGAAACAAGGTAATTCAGGTCAATACTACTCCATCTTGCTGTCTGGAAAACAGCCGTACATAAAGATTGTGCTTCCACAAAGAGTGCTGATGCAAGCCAACATTGTTTCTAACAGTCAAATCAAAATACACATTCTATGATGTAAAACACAATTCCATTCATTACAACTGAAAACATAACACCTTGAAAAGTCTTTACACCAAACTAGGGGCATTACATTGCTACATTAGTATAAACTTCTATCTAAAAACTCCTTTGAACAGAATTCACGACTGCTTGAGGGTATTAAAGTAACTGACTTCTAACTTCTGATGCACCCCCGCCCTGATAGATAGGCTGGCCCTGTGATCCACAGAGCATCAGGCATCATGGAGTGTTCCATCTGCCtgctatgggggggggggggggggaagagggggggtagTCTGTCTGGCATGAGAAGAGGTAGTGCCTTGCTGCTCTGGGTTACAATGGATCTATATCCATTATTTACACGGATGGAGCCATATTTACATAAATTACATCACCGGTCGCCTTCCATTTGTTGGGGAAAAGGGTGTCAACATCGAAGAGTGGTTCAGGGTTTAAATGTTTACGGCCTACTCTTCCTTAGCTAGAGTTCTATTCATGTATGCATCTAAAAAGGTGAAGCGTCTTCAGGAAACGCTTAGGTTCAGCGTAAGGCCGTCGCAGCACTACAACAACCGAGACCTCCTAGTCTCTCCAGGTCAAATAGTATTCAACTATGGACTGATGATGTCCACAAACCAGACATGTAATAAGATAATAaaaatggaggaaaaaaaaaattatataactAAAACAAATCTATACCCCTCGTCCTTCATCATTGTTATATTAAAAAGTACTTCTTTACAGATAAAAACACAGAACCCTGAAAGTTTAGATTTTGTTTTAGAAAACGTCCGACCCTGAAGAACCAGCGAGATCTCTGTCTCCTCAGAAGCTCCAACGTAAAAGCCTTAGAAACGTACAAAAGTAGAACGCAGagaaaatggagagagggagaccacacgagagaaagagagagagagaagtcacaggagagaaagagagatcgtAAAGCGTTTGTAATATTTGTTGCATCCTTAAGAACCAGCAGTTCCAACACGGCGATGGAATGTTCCTTCATCTGGaaaccgaggaggaggaggacgtggaACAGAGAGGGAAAACATGTGGTGTGGAACAGTGGTTCAGTAGACTGACCGTTGCGGAGgcgctgggtgtgtgtgtgtgtgtgtatacgtgtctGTATGCTGTCAGTTAAGTCTCTctactgcacatgctcagtagtATCCTGGCTGGTATTGCTGACTCCATGGCTTCTGGTTCCAGaactaaaaagagagagagagagagagagagagagagagagagagagagagagagagagagagagagagagagagagagagagagagagagagagaaagagagagagagagagagagagagaaaaaagagaatgagacaaaggagaaagacagagacaaagaaagacatggtgagagagagacagagcgagagagaaacagggaaaggcagaaagagatataaacagatgagagagacagagagagaaatgctTACCCCTTGTTGCCAGCTCTGGTTGAAGGCCTGGGCCTTGTTCATGCCAAAGTTTCCATTCTTGAAGCCCCTGTTATTGCCTCCTCTGCCCCTGAACTTCTGGGAAAAAGACAGATGGCATCAGACACCAGACTGGTAGCTACGGTAGAACATGTACTGTGTTCCAATTCATTCAAGTTAACAATATCCTTCATATCATAGCTGATTGTCCCATCCCTAtgccaatcatcagaaatggaCCAATGGCAGTAAAGTGTGACCCACCTGAGAGAAGTTTCCCCTGttggctcctcctccccctcctcctcctcggttcATGCTGCCCCCCCTGTGCATgttgcccccccgcccccctcccatgTTGCCTCCCATACTGCCCCCCATGTTACCCCGGCCAGGCCCCCCTCTGGGGGCTCCTCCTCTATTGGgcatcccacccccccccgccccccctgttGAAGTTCCCCCTGTTGGAGAATCCTCCCCGGAAGACTGGAGGGGGAAGGAACCCCCGCGGGGGTCGGTTGAAGCCCCCCCCACGAGGTCctgggcctggggagggagagggagataggaatgaaggtggagaaggagagaaatacCGTATATCTGCACACAAATAATAATCGCAAACACTGAACTACATAAAATATCAAaagcacacacgcacctccTCGGAAGTTGCCTCTGATCTGGAagcccccccgaccccccctctgtccctgcctgtcacctcctcctcctcctcctcctctctggaactGGTTCTTGCCCCCCCGGCCACGgttgcctccccccctcttggGCGGCGCCCCCCCCTGGTTGGGCTTCTTCTCCGGGGGCAGGGCGGAGCGGCTCTCCTCCTTGTAGCGCTCCAGCAGTGCCGACGCCTCCGCCTTCTGCAGCTCCACGTAGCTCACCTCTCCAAAGCAGTCTCCAGCCTCCGGGAGGGTGTATATacctggagggaaggagggggggtcacCTGAGTcagtattattagtattattctATCATATGATATTATTATCATATGATATTATTATCATAATAATTTTATCTGTAAGAGCGCAGATGTTTAATGGCACAGATGCCGTTAgcaaggacgagagagagagacaaacagaaagagaaagagagagagaaagagagagacagagagagagactcaccctTCATCTTGAGGACTGCATGTTCTGGAACATCCTTGCCATCTGTCTCAGCCTTCTTCTGCGTGCGCTGCTTGTAGTCGTCGTCTGACGGACACACCACCACGGCCTTCCTCTGGAAACCGGCGAACAGACACATCTTCCTCCTCTGGGCCGGCGCCGACACGTTGGTCTGAGGACGAGGAATCACTCCTTCACCTACTgtttctctcttatctctctcttatctctctgtttatcttcatctctttctgtctctttttctttctttctgaccAGGTTCAAAAATGGAGATGATCATCATAATGCCACAGTGACTATGTAGTTTTACATGACAAGAATAATCATCATCGTAGgttgagagagatggatgaaaggcattgtgtgtgttgtggataaTACAAGAGATGGGTCGTGGGTAATATGAGGGTAAGATATGGTCACCTGATCCAGGATGTAGTTGCGTTTCTTGCGAGCGGCGATCTCAATGAACTTCCCCAGGAAGAGAGGTGCACGCTGGGAGATGGTGGTGAGTTTGGTGACGTCCTTCATCTGGCGTTTGAGACTGGCgatctggaggagggagaaaagccTTTCAAACCAACGTCCACGAGGGATGAGGTAGAAAGAAAGATTACACTctgtccctccagcccccctccgtCCTTGCTCCAccccaccagccctccagctcccctcactccccagccctccacccctctcaccaTCATCTTCTCCAGGATGGCGTTGGTCCCCAGGATGTTGTACTTCCCAGGGTGCTCCTGGGTGTGCTTGGTGACCCACGCTGTCTTGCCTGCGCCAGGTAGGCCCACCATGACGATGACCTGGAGGGTGGTGACAAGGGGTGGTACACACGAGTTAACAGCATCCTCATTTATCCATAACAAGGAGACAgtagcttcatgtaaaataaagttAATACCAGAACAGTAAAGGGGGAGGAACTTCTTCTCGGTTTACGGTATTACATTTTATTGGGGTTTGCACCCTGCTCTGACCagaacatttacacacacacacacacaaacacacacagtaacactccctcacacacagacacacagactcccCGCCTGTCCCTCCTACCTCACACTCGTCCTTGGTGTCAGGGCCCTTTGGTCCCCTGACCCTCTGGCTGACAGGGACCTGCTGGAGGAAGCTGAAGCCCTCTGGCACGGGGAACTCTGGCGCCTCTCGCTGGCCAAAGTTGAACTCCACGGCGCAGTTGTGACAGAGGACGTGAGGGAAGAGGGGCCGGCCCTCCAGGGAGGCCTTGCTGAAGCTGTAGGCCACGCCCAGGTCCTTGCCGTTCTTGGTGAAGGACAGCTCCGCCTCCGACCCATCCAGgttctggggaggagaggacatgcAGGTCAGAGGaggacacactctctctcacacacacacacacacacacacactccaacaaacAGGacagcaggtaacacacactccAACCAATAGGTGAGGAGATACGACTATAACCAACAGGAAAGCATGTATGATTGCTGTCTGCTCTCTTACTGGTTGGACTACatctgttttctattttcctaTCGGTGGCTCTGTTACGGTCCAGCATAGGGCCCAAGACAGCAACATCATCAGACGGCAACATCTTTTGAGATATGATACATATCAGCCAACTGTCCGACAGAAACATGCATCAGGAACTCACGGGGAAACAGAAGAAGTAAGAATGAAAGCTGTTGTGTGGGATGTCTTACTATGAGGCAGCCAACCACGTCGTTCTCGTCGAAAGCCTCTCCGTAGTCCTCGGTGACACAGTTGGTGGTTTTCTTGGCCCTGGCTGAGAAGGCATACGagtgctcctcctcccctaaacccacccccaacaacaacagtcagtcagccacacagccagccaaccagtcaatcagtcagccagacaaccagtcagtcagccacacagccagccaaccagtcagccacacagccagccaaccagtcagccacACAGCAAGACaactagtcagtcagtcagccagacaaCAAGTCAGTcagccacacagccagccaaccagtcagccacacagccagccaaccagtcagtcagccagccaaccagtcagtcagtcagccagccaaccagtcagtcagccacacAGCAAGAcaaccagtcagtcatccaCTCACCCAGTAACAGCGTCCCATTGGCCAAGGACCAGCCAACCAGAACTTCATGTATGTCCATGCCTTTACTGGAGATGTgcttcacagggatcttctctaTGATCTGAGGAGaacacaggtcaaaggtcagcgtCTGATAGGCTGTAATCAGCAGGGGGGAGGtgttgtgggatgtgtgtgtgtttgtgcggaaGACACCAGAGGAGTGAAGTGTGCCTTTCTTCGCAATAGAGTATccttatgtgtgtgggtgtgtgtgtgtgtgtgtgtgtgtgtgtgtgtgtgtaagatgatGATGTCCTCCTCACCTTCATCTCGAAGCAGGCCTTGCCCTGTGCCACTCCGTACGATGCTCGCCCGCCCGCCCACAGGTAGGCAAAGCTCTCCATGGTAAGAGACGAGGCACTGTAGCGGTCCCTGGACACCTTGAAGTGCAGGTCGCTgttatctgcacacacacacacacacacatcagagggACTCCGGAATACTGAGTTTCCAGTCCAAACTTGAAATATCCAGTGTGTACTTACAGGTGTCCAGACAGACAGTGGTGTCGTCAAACTCttcgtcctcttcctccagggggggctgtggggactTGGCCCTGTTGGAACAGGACAGGTGCTATTCAGCTGTGTGGCTCCTCAACAAGCACACCTCTCTACCGCTGTCACAATGCCACACTGTCCCTTTAAGGAGGGCCGTGTCCAAGGACTTCCCTGATGACATCACGTAGTGATGCTACCACATTGGAACCTGAGCTACAACCTCCGTCCTTTTTGAGGTTCGAATGCTTAATATGATCTTGGAAATGGACTACAGGAAACACTCCACTGGAACTACAAGGTCCTGTTAAAACGGTCTGCCACGCCTACCCAATCACCAGCCTTGGAAGGAAACGATGGATGGATGAAAAGATGaattaaataattaattaattaacgaACGCAGAGACACTATGCACTGATGCAAGTGGAGAGCATCTGTTTTTTCCCCTCTTATAACTGGCGGTGTGAAAGTGTTTCACTGTGATCAGGCCTTTCATTAACTGTACGGTTGGTTGGTTGGAGATCAGAGGGATTACTGGGAGATATCAGAAACCCATGAAACCACGCCTGGCCTGAAAGGACGAAACGTGGACAACGTCAGTGGTGAGGATCTTAAATGTGAGTGCACACGTATGCATTAGCACATGCTGAGAGAAGCACCCATTGGCACGGTCACATGCACAATATACACGACTGACAGACAGATCAGTTGTGAAGTTTCTCTGCAGACATCTTTCATCATtgatgaacccccccccctcccctcccctcctgctgtCTAGAGTCCAGACACAGCTGCTCCTCCATTGTTGTTCAATACTTgggtcacccctcccccctacatCCCCACCCCCCGCACGTCACAGCATCTACCCAACCCACAAAGGCATTGGGTAATCTAAGTGTTTGTCAAACTTGTTCAGTCCTGGCATCAGTCAAGTTTAATAATATGACCCCTTTCTTAGTACAATCCAATTATATTGCCACATCAGCATActttcttccttctcttccatgCCCATGCACTcacaaccgtgtgtgtgtgtgtgtgtgtgtgtgtgtgtgtgtgtgtgtgtgtgtgtgtgtgtgcgtgcgtgtgtgtgtatgtgtgtgtgtgtgtgtgtgcgtggtgacAGCTGTTAACCTGGGCTGAGTTCTAGAGGAGAGAGCTCCCCAGGAGTGCTGGAGGAGAGCCATACAGGCAGGTGTGTCACCATGCTTACCGGCTGTATTTGCTTTCTTCGATGAACTCAAAGTAGCCCCTTCCGTGCTCCTCTCGTCGCCTCTTCACCCCCTTCTTATTCCTCTGATCTGCAGCAGTATCCTTGTCCACGCCACCTTGGGAATTAGGAAATGGTAAGAGAGATGTTGAGGTGTGCTGCACACCGGCCAGGTAGAGCACAccaacacaactacaacacgcGAAATAGGCGCGATTCCATTTGAACAATTTGC includes the following:
- the hnrnpua gene encoding LOW QUALITY PROTEIN: heterogeneous nuclear ribonucleoprotein U (The sequence of the model RefSeq protein was modified relative to this genomic sequence to represent the inferred CDS: deleted 1 base in 1 codon); translated protein: MSFINVKKLKVNELKDELKRRQLSDKGLKAELMDRLQAALDVETQASGAFPDTEADENGAEGGQGDGAVGLNDMGDEEDLDEDLVGESMEAEEEEEGDGGEYGSAPGECANLDDDMAGEDEEDAGVEMDKSGDEDEDTLLKEDDDEEMDKFDDDAALVGLSGEGGVDKDTAADQRNKKGVKRRREEHGRGYFEFIEESKYSRAKSPQPPLEEEDEEFDDTTVCLDTYNSDLHFKVSRDRYSASSLTMESFAYLWAGGRASYGVAQGKACFEMKIIEKIPVKHISSKGMDIHEVLVGWSLANGTLLLGEEEHSYAFSARAKKTTNCVTEDYGEAFDENDVVGCLINLDGSEAELSFTKNGKDLGVAYSFSKASLEGRPLFPHVLCHNCAVEFNFGQREAPEFPVPEGFSFLQQVPVSQRVRGPKGPDTKDECEVIVMVGLPGAGKTAWVTKHTQEHPGKYNILGTNAILEKMMIASLKRQMKDVTKLTTISQRAPLFLGKFIEIAARKKRNYILDQTNVSAPAQRRKMCLFAGFQRKAVVVCPSDDDYKQRTQKKAETDGKDVPEHAVLKMKGIYTLPEAGDCFGEVSYVELQKAEASALLERYKEESRSALPPEKKPNQGGAPPKRGGGNRGRGGKNQFQRGGGGGGGDRQGQRGGRGGFQIRGNFRGGPGPRGGGFNRPPRGFLPPPVFRGGFSNRGNFNRGGGGGGMPNRGGAPRGGPGRGNMGGSMGGNMGGGRGGNMHRGGSMNRGGGGGGGANRGNFSQKFRGRGGNNRGFKNGNFGMNKAQAFNQSWQQGFWNQKPWSQQYQPGYY
- the adpgk2 gene encoding ADP-dependent glucokinase; this encodes MERGSGFSYMKYGTAVSLLVILLSYWFRPPLNVGLDERLDAVLSSLLRAERKAAVNNARPRVAIGFGGCVDLIVDGVTLLNKMGLPPTQEPLHHDYIESHEQLAQSFAYFFAPGAAAERFVRNDTLFHELVEASRELPGNRWSVGGNAPVMASRMATEGCDVLLGGSFSPDFTDVLSQHITVAGNVVEEPDIHLILEYPSGASWGQYTSRRANRYIVHSDDHNPYLASMEDFELKLQTFQPDLLVVGGLQMMDSFPFQQGEREALLSHLSHLLSSSSPQTGVHFEMASFVDEDLMEDLLALVVPQADSLGMNEQELPNLLSLLRGSNVTVLSDPNPRVATVLDQMRDLYRILNQRHRQASEGGAAGRPLSRLHVHTLAFQAMIVTRGSQWKNTMSAVAKASLTANRHVCGSSDIDPSKARLIMDESFSVSREEGSPRIPLKETRPVSCWDEDDYQICVAPVLVCTEVYQTAGGGDNISAAGLVLQI